A stretch of Aerococcaceae bacterium zg-252 DNA encodes these proteins:
- a CDS encoding membrane lipoprotein lipid attachment site-containing protein, translating into MKKTILLAISVLTLAGCSNAITKQDLQKNEWVTDTSKIYDDVDIELKFHENNVDINIDSEDVYQVAIKQNPEMDNPLARAFFEQYAKDILKQSAPYTLQDGKLAITFTGPENETVDLYFVAKKEKNNIMLTLDPQNDGASNNLLELATKNGVKVEDIGLLLEPK; encoded by the coding sequence ATGAAAAAAACAATATTATTAGCAATCAGTGTATTAACATTAGCTGGCTGTTCAAACGCAATTACAAAACAAGATTTACAAAAGAATGAATGGGTAACTGACACTTCTAAAATTTATGACGATGTGGACATTGAATTGAAATTCCACGAAAATAATGTAGATATCAACATTGATTCCGAAGATGTGTATCAAGTAGCAATTAAACAAAATCCAGAAATGGATAACCCCTTAGCAAGAGCATTCTTCGAACAATATGCAAAAGACATTCTAAAGCAATCTGCACCATACACATTACAAGATGGAAAATTAGCCATTACATTCACAGGTCCTGAAAACGAAACAGTCGATTTATATTTTGTCGCTAAAAAAGAAAAAAATAATATAATGTTGACCTTAGACCCACAAAACGATGGAGCATCAAACAACTTACTTGAATTAGCAACCAAAAATGGTGTAAAAGTGGAAGATATCGGCTTATTACTTGAACCAAAATAA
- a CDS encoding crossover junction endodeoxyribonuclease RuvC: MKLIAFDQSTTATGWCVMEMGSMDIVDFGVIKPQGHTNERIRKTIKKCISLCKTHEVTFVFIEGVQVQKNPVVYEILAKLCGTLEICLEEKGYLVNIIKAAEWRKRVGIKNKNRAQVKNDAKELVEKLYEIKPSEDECEAILFARAFAKSEG; the protein is encoded by the coding sequence ATGAAATTAATCGCATTTGATCAGTCCACCACTGCAACTGGTTGGTGTGTAATGGAAATGGGTTCAATGGATATTGTTGACTTTGGGGTAATTAAACCTCAAGGTCACACCAATGAACGGATTAGAAAAACGATAAAAAAATGTATTTCGTTATGCAAAACACATGAAGTAACCTTTGTATTTATTGAAGGTGTACAAGTTCAAAAAAATCCAGTGGTTTATGAAATTTTAGCAAAGCTTTGTGGCACATTGGAAATTTGTTTAGAAGAAAAAGGCTATTTAGTCAATATTATTAAAGCGGCTGAATGGAGGAAAAGGGTAGGAATAAAAAATAAAAACAGAGCCCAAGTTAAAAATGATGCAAAAGAATTAGTAGAAAAACTTTACGAGATTAAACCTAGTGAGGATGAGTGTGAAGCTATCTTGTTTGCTAGAGCATTTGCGAAAAGTG
- a CDS encoding siphovirus Gp157 family protein, translating into MKLYELTNLFHDFTVMLEQAETIEEVEAAQIALQGIEITFDEKVENIVKMIKNFEGDVLAYKNEETKLKAKRQSAENKVESLKSYLFNNMEFLGKEKVKTELFNVSIRNNAPSVDLYNEEILPEAYLIPLAPKVDKTSIRDALKRGEEVPGAKLVRSRSLQIR; encoded by the coding sequence ATGAAACTTTATGAATTAACTAATCTCTTTCATGATTTTACCGTCATGTTAGAACAAGCAGAAACCATTGAAGAAGTGGAAGCAGCGCAGATTGCATTACAAGGGATTGAAATAACATTTGATGAAAAAGTTGAGAATATCGTTAAAATGATTAAAAACTTTGAAGGTGATGTACTAGCTTATAAAAATGAAGAAACAAAATTGAAAGCAAAAAGACAGTCAGCAGAGAATAAGGTTGAATCACTTAAATCGTACTTATTTAATAACATGGAGTTTTTAGGAAAAGAAAAAGTAAAAACAGAATTGTTTAATGTTTCAATTAGAAATAATGCACCAAGTGTTGACCTTTATAACGAGGAAATTTTACCAGAAGCTTATTTAATTCCACTGGCTCCTAAAGTTGATAAAACATCAATCAGAGATGCGCTAAAGCGTGGTGAAGAGGTTCCAGGTGCAAAATTGGTTAGAAGTCGATCATTACAAATTAGGTAG
- a CDS encoding AAA family ATPase, with translation MKRIRAADITRYQHFTCLIYSEPGKGKTSMIKSLKGKSLVWSTDGMYSVLEGEDNVEIWEMEPEKPLAEMESFYKDLRSEHTKFDNIIIDNLSTFIKMWLNAKAKETKSGMPELKDYAIVDRVIFDFIASLKKFKKNLILFAHEEQVEIKKTNGGVYTQHRPMIRTIDAIMGIIPLVGRLVVIENSNTGEEERIIVMQPTQSTRAKDQLIGHLKTINQMELFPLLQKGE, from the coding sequence ATGAAAAGGATTAGAGCAGCAGATATAACAAGGTATCAACATTTTACATGCCTGATATATTCAGAACCAGGTAAAGGAAAAACCTCAATGATTAAATCATTAAAAGGTAAGTCGCTTGTTTGGTCTACTGATGGTATGTATAGCGTGTTAGAAGGAGAAGATAATGTTGAAATTTGGGAAATGGAACCCGAAAAACCATTAGCAGAAATGGAAAGTTTTTATAAGGATTTGAGATCAGAACATACGAAATTTGACAATATTATTATTGATAATTTATCAACATTCATAAAAATGTGGTTGAATGCTAAGGCGAAGGAAACAAAAAGCGGAATGCCGGAGTTAAAAGACTATGCTATTGTCGATAGAGTTATTTTTGATTTCATTGCCAGTTTAAAAAAATTCAAGAAGAATCTAATTTTATTTGCTCATGAAGAGCAAGTTGAAATCAAAAAGACAAACGGAGGAGTTTACACGCAGCATCGACCAATGATCCGTACGATAGATGCAATTATGGGGATTATCCCGTTGGTAGGTAGATTAGTCGTGATTGAAAATTCAAACACTGGAGAAGAAGAACGCATTATTGTGATGCAACCTACGCAATCTACCCGAGCAAAAGACCAATTAATAGGACATTTAAAAACAATCAATCAAATGGAATTATTTCCATTGTTACAAAAAGGAGAATAA
- a CDS encoding helix-turn-helix transcriptional regulator produces the protein MSFAQKIKSIRIEKGLNQDEFASALNSFAEKSNGLYSSNFNKTNISKWENGKVEPRMDTIRLIASTFDIEPNELLGIQQPYYTLTEKEKLDIGKEVDKLLEGMFTKSEVNFYGEPLTDEGKEQLRIAIQMAMELNKEKAKKKFTPKKYRNE, from the coding sequence ATGAGCTTCGCTCAAAAAATTAAATCGATAAGAATTGAAAAAGGTCTCAATCAAGATGAATTTGCTTCTGCGTTAAATTCATTTGCTGAAAAATCAAATGGTTTATATTCATCAAATTTCAACAAGACCAATATCTCGAAATGGGAAAATGGAAAAGTTGAACCTAGAATGGATACTATTCGATTGATAGCTTCTACTTTTGATATAGAACCTAATGAATTATTAGGCATCCAACAACCCTACTACACATTAACCGAGAAAGAAAAACTAGACATAGGAAAGGAAGTTGATAAATTACTAGAAGGAATGTTTACTAAATCGGAAGTAAATTTCTATGGTGAGCCACTGACGGATGAAGGCAAAGAACAATTACGTATCGCTATTCAAATGGCAATGGAATTGAACAAAGAAAAAGCCAAAAAGAAATTCACCCCTAAAAAATATCGTAATGAGTAG
- a CDS encoding ImmA/IrrE family metallo-endopeptidase, which translates to MRYETIEKAVEKAFKLAESYEPYKIAKNNDVDILDIPLDFDTFGMTIRNHRHSSIILNSLIHENLREFVLCHELGHIFLHKQASTPFMRSVGAPSQVLKIEAEANRFAFELLRNQYEELDFMTKDQIVDYFQLPKYMKDYI; encoded by the coding sequence ATGAGATATGAAACTATTGAAAAGGCAGTCGAAAAGGCATTTAAGCTAGCAGAATCGTATGAACCTTATAAAATAGCAAAAAACAATGATGTTGATATATTAGACATTCCATTAGATTTTGACACTTTTGGTATGACTATTCGTAATCATCGGCATAGCAGTATCATACTGAATTCTCTTATCCACGAGAATTTAAGAGAATTCGTATTATGCCATGAATTAGGACATATATTTTTGCACAAACAAGCCAGTACACCCTTTATGCGAAGCGTGGGGGCACCCTCGCAAGTTTTAAAAATCGAAGCCGAAGCTAATCGGTTTGCGTTTGAATTATTAAGAAATCAATACGAAGAACTAGATTTTATGACCAAAGACCAGATTGTTGACTACTTTCAGTTACCAAAGTATATGAAAGATTATATTTAA
- a CDS encoding DUF771 domain-containing protein, whose product MTIAELIEYEKQVLQQQHEAEIARIRAEADKGAIGDAKWLEKRVGLKMKYIKPRILYPFREELEGEIIFYSDKQGVPWRINKFKFNEWMNANFSRIDWEGKCCA is encoded by the coding sequence ATGACAATTGCAGAGCTTATTGAGTACGAAAAACAGGTGCTCCAACAGCAGCACGAAGCCGAAATAGCTCGTATCCGTGCTGAAGCTGATAAAGGTGCAATCGGTGATGCGAAATGGCTAGAGAAAAGAGTAGGTTTGAAAATGAAGTATATCAAGCCACGGATACTCTATCCATTCCGCGAAGAGTTGGAAGGTGAAATCATCTTCTACTCGGATAAGCAAGGAGTTCCTTGGAGAATCAACAAATTTAAGTTCAATGAATGGATGAATGCTAATTTTTCCAGAATTGATTGGGAGGGGAAATGTTGTGCGTGA
- a CDS encoding site-specific integrase: MASIKKDKNSGKWYCRISFKDEQGKFKTKSKFGFGTKKEAEVYAASLELKKKDTPDLNGKDLTIFANYFEEWCNTYIIGKYSKGTDRKYEHEIELVENYFGEMKLVDLTRTKYQAYINERGMNKSKNTVQKTHGYLKKCLSYAIADGLIKTDPSFGAVLHYDIEEQARIKHLNQDQATKLLNVLNDSDDFKDLMLYIALTTGLRIGEVFGLSYKDIAKESLSVNRGYDYKDTFSFTKGKTKSSIRTIATTPELYAKVQKHKIKCIKYNKEYLFMNNRNRPIITYTGLSKHFKKILSELNLPKITIHALRHTHASLLLYAGVNIGYISQRLGHSNISETLNTYTHIVKELEQQSDKDFLEVFKVNAK, from the coding sequence ATGGCAAGCATAAAAAAAGATAAAAATAGCGGTAAATGGTATTGTCGTATAAGTTTTAAAGATGAACAAGGAAAGTTTAAAACAAAAAGTAAGTTCGGATTTGGAACGAAAAAAGAAGCAGAAGTATATGCTGCTTCTCTTGAATTAAAGAAGAAAGATACCCCTGATTTAAATGGCAAAGATTTAACAATCTTCGCTAATTACTTTGAAGAATGGTGCAATACCTACATCATCGGCAAGTATTCTAAAGGAACAGATAGAAAATACGAGCATGAGATAGAATTAGTTGAAAATTACTTCGGAGAGATGAAATTAGTCGATTTAACACGAACTAAATACCAAGCATACATAAATGAACGTGGAATGAATAAAAGTAAAAACACTGTACAAAAAACGCATGGGTATTTAAAAAAATGCCTATCCTACGCTATTGCAGACGGGTTAATCAAAACTGACCCCAGCTTTGGCGCAGTTCTACATTATGACATTGAAGAACAAGCAAGAATCAAACATCTCAATCAAGACCAAGCAACTAAGCTACTTAATGTTCTGAACGATAGTGATGACTTCAAAGATTTAATGCTCTATATTGCGCTGACAACCGGTTTAAGAATAGGTGAAGTATTTGGACTATCTTATAAAGATATTGCTAAAGAAAGTCTGTCAGTGAATCGTGGATATGATTATAAAGATACCTTTAGCTTCACCAAAGGTAAAACAAAAAGTAGTATACGAACTATCGCTACTACACCAGAATTATACGCAAAGGTACAAAAGCATAAAATAAAATGCATAAAGTACAACAAAGAATACTTATTCATGAATAATCGCAATCGTCCTATTATCACATACACTGGATTAAGTAAACATTTTAAAAAAATACTCTCAGAATTGAATCTTCCAAAGATAACAATTCATGCATTGCGTCATACGCATGCATCGCTGCTGCTTTATGCTGGAGTGAATATCGGCTATATTAGTCAACGCCTAGGTCATTCAAATATATCGGAAACCTTGAATACCTACACGCATATCGTAAAAGAGCTTGAACAACAAAGTGATAAAGATTTCCTTGAAGTCTTCAAAGTGAATGCAAAATAA
- a CDS encoding virulence RhuM family protein, whose amino-acid sequence MEIEMQQFVLYENDNRDIIADVMVWHDTLWMPQKQMAELFNVDISTINEHIKNIYKTGELEESSTIGKFPIVQIEGARQVTRQVYFYNLDMIISVGYRVNSQKATHFRQWATSVLKEYMIKGFAMDDERLKQGSNLLGKDYFQELLERVRSIRASERRIWQQITDIFAEVSTDYDKNSEVTRLFYAHVQDKFHYAITGQTAAEIIYKQADNTKENMGLTTWKSAPNGRILKSDAQIAKNYLSEKEIKSLERTVTQYFDYIEGLIERRNTFTMEEFANSVERFLDFNEYKILEGHGKISSKQAKEKAKTEYDIFNKRQTIISDFDKEIKRITDKNK is encoded by the coding sequence ATGGAAATTGAAATGCAACAGTTCGTTCTTTATGAAAATGACAATCGGGACATTATCGCAGATGTCATGGTATGGCATGATACTCTATGGATGCCACAAAAACAAATGGCTGAGTTGTTTAACGTAGATATTTCAACCATCAATGAACATATTAAAAATATTTACAAAACAGGAGAACTCGAAGAAAGTTCAACTATTGGGAAATTCCCAATAGTTCAAATCGAAGGTGCAAGACAAGTTACCCGTCAGGTCTACTTCTATAATTTGGACATGATTATCTCTGTTGGATATCGAGTTAATTCTCAAAAAGCCACACACTTTAGACAATGGGCGACCTCTGTTCTTAAAGAATATATGATTAAAGGTTTTGCAATGGATGATGAACGTTTAAAACAAGGTAGTAATTTACTAGGAAAAGATTATTTCCAGGAATTACTAGAGCGTGTTAGGTCAATCCGTGCAAGTGAAAGAAGAATTTGGCAACAAATTACTGATATCTTTGCAGAGGTAAGTACAGATTATGACAAAAATAGTGAAGTAACACGATTATTTTATGCTCATGTGCAAGATAAGTTTCATTACGCTATTACAGGTCAAACAGCCGCAGAAATTATATACAAACAAGCTGATAATACCAAAGAAAATATGGGACTAACCACTTGGAAATCTGCACCTAATGGTAGAATTTTAAAAAGTGATGCTCAAATTGCCAAAAATTACTTATCAGAAAAAGAAATCAAATCCTTGGAACGAACCGTCACTCAATATTTCGACTATATCGAAGGATTAATTGAAAGACGCAACACTTTTACGATGGAAGAATTCGCCAATAGCGTCGAACGCTTTTTAGATTTCAACGAATATAAAATATTAGAAGGACATGGAAAAATTTCGTCAAAACAAGCTAAAGAAAAAGCCAAAACGGAATATGATATATTTAACAAAAGGCAAACAATTATTTCTGATTTTGATAAGGAAATTAAAAGAATAACTGATAAAAATAAATAA
- a CDS encoding AAA family ATPase: protein MQIIDFSQSIRDNIERTYTFAYVKNAFSYEGKPETYDAEKFFLMYLEDEPFDAFLALDGFAFKRTKQTLDRYGIRYTQDQERRAKVYQDVTERMQKERSDFISMYVENFDKTGIVLYKDPYVITTETTIKAHEAMDRLPVKQKTTLTIYKHRINPMLKASREQMNAVRVCIENKISCLIGGAGTGKSFVTATIIDQLLANGKKVVILAPTHKARESLQKKIDKGTVRTIHSFVHNPDPCDAIVIDESGMLSTPLFKKLMDNWTGQHLVFVGDKNQLPPIEYGRPFERLQKECVVAELKDNKRSEAPEIVALGREILGEPQNANMNHDHIEVVSTIDEAFNRGAEVLLTFTNNDVKETNQSQRVKNGKPAIHPDFSIGDKIIAKTNDKNRFFNGQLFEIIDFDVIQKIDNGEYVTLKSDKDLLFNFDLAYGLTIHKSQGSEWDVVAYKPSDKDTTNLAYVAVTRAKKHLIIVGEGLKNEYLPEKAWRQLNEINRI from the coding sequence TTGCAGATAATAGATTTTTCGCAGTCAATTAGGGATAACATTGAAAGAACATATACTTTCGCATATGTAAAAAATGCTTTTTCGTATGAAGGTAAGCCTGAAACATACGATGCTGAAAAGTTCTTTTTAATGTATTTAGAAGATGAACCGTTCGATGCTTTTTTGGCATTAGATGGATTTGCATTTAAGCGGACAAAACAAACATTAGACCGGTATGGAATTCGTTATACACAAGATCAGGAAAGACGAGCAAAAGTCTACCAAGATGTGACAGAACGCATGCAAAAGGAACGAAGTGATTTTATTTCAATGTATGTCGAAAATTTCGATAAAACAGGAATTGTGTTATATAAAGATCCTTATGTAATCACAACAGAAACAACAATCAAGGCGCATGAGGCGATGGACAGATTGCCGGTTAAACAGAAAACAACTTTGACTATTTATAAGCATCGAATTAATCCGATGTTAAAGGCTTCAAGAGAACAAATGAATGCAGTTAGGGTATGTATTGAAAATAAAATTTCGTGTTTGATTGGTGGTGCAGGTACTGGAAAATCCTTTGTAACTGCAACGATCATCGACCAATTATTAGCAAATGGGAAAAAAGTTGTCATTCTTGCACCAACACACAAAGCGAGAGAATCATTGCAAAAAAAAATAGATAAAGGAACTGTACGAACTATTCACAGTTTTGTTCACAATCCTGATCCATGCGATGCAATTGTCATTGATGAATCGGGGATGTTATCGACTCCTTTATTTAAAAAGTTGATGGATAATTGGACGGGACAACATTTGGTGTTTGTTGGAGATAAAAATCAATTACCGCCTATTGAATATGGGCGACCATTTGAACGATTACAAAAAGAATGTGTCGTTGCAGAGTTAAAAGATAACAAGCGATCAGAAGCACCTGAAATTGTCGCATTGGGTAGAGAAATATTAGGAGAGCCACAAAATGCAAATATGAATCACGATCATATTGAAGTAGTTTCGACAATTGATGAAGCATTTAATCGGGGTGCAGAAGTATTGCTTACATTTACCAATAATGATGTAAAAGAAACTAATCAATCTCAACGAGTAAAAAATGGGAAACCAGCCATACATCCTGATTTTTCAATTGGAGATAAGATAATTGCAAAAACCAATGATAAAAATCGCTTTTTTAACGGACAACTTTTTGAAATTATAGATTTCGATGTCATTCAAAAAATAGATAATGGAGAGTATGTGACATTAAAATCGGACAAAGATTTATTGTTTAACTTTGATTTAGCATATGGTTTAACCATTCATAAATCACAAGGTAGTGAGTGGGATGTTGTTGCTTATAAACCTAGTGATAAAGATACTACTAATTTAGCATATGTTGCCGTAACGAGAGCAAAAAAACATTTAATTATCGTTGGGGAAGGATTAAAAAATGAATATTTACCAGAAAAAGCATGGAGACAATTGAATGAAATTAATCGCATTTGA